A window from Malassezia japonica chromosome 1, complete sequence encodes these proteins:
- a CDS encoding uncharacterized protein (EggNog:ENOG503NZK0; COG:S), with protein MADPRFLDAWIRGRTAPKGPSTLQVRLDAPGGVTYAPDQRDPHNSAKRTFLVPPLPEPEDALHDFESEIQGHYRAIRTEPTFVIGDEDCEGDTPAQQLAAEYRAAEASQAETQRSGSEAREGDRGVVELKGITGDREEGGDKDEREGGGRTSPGASLPPRRDTDSLDGMAQVDVDLGDAKNEVPELDNGVPERAGSDVPKDAGAVADKTPVEVRPQGAVQDADGAKATSSDDPKRDETEPVDLTPDAEEAVLEGTKVNERPEPKSADKVRGQEEERKGGDTERAGPHHAEAQQSDGEHVGAQPTLEPAERAKRPQGVEGDPRSTVAHDAKTERQQVNDVEAAADGVKAEDIEAGSVSRDANEEKCVDESHAQKPTSKKARAKAAKKARKSQAAQQPATSDDTTKAKEAVSETSNVTGADASSGVADVHGISGEVHGKDKDTASGAQKVDQEKDESKTVDKDVSRAKGTGKDTTAAEQAAADEPKRSEDDAPNVSDTDSTPAPGTKGSKNAQTKSTGALDATDVKNAKDATDKGSADKNAKAKGTKAESSAADAKADTKDVKDNVEADSKNAKAEADASKHGQGPRDAKADDAKSAKPENIGSTDAKIAGTEDPSDKKTDAQGTKAASLDTERAKEPAAEAADAKGKAPAESKESTASAAGAKEREVKKEPEAEEKAPKDTADAEAKGAKDAEPAAAPKDASRDAPAVGANVTPAAPSAPSITTNAQRPADARSFRSTKSLTPSMAPSLAPSVSQLSVVSDMRSGTQKPEMSRVVRQNMHLSTTAIPPSISDPRLSKKSWNAPTLTSYRASETLSHQTPGRDAGTQWERVSGNDGANPELVASTGPITFDTISMLFTPDPRPWRPYRFVRRSDPRQLLLFSAGTLLTGGQVRAAELAQRAASDGSAKALDRRSIASYFGTTENTESQAGVGVVYSPTPGLCTSLAEKCEDERAELNMSRRLERPDFLNRTTMQRAALRAVIAALEYVRWEEEGFDKIVIATHNAWLVRGITHDIWEWRRNGWTLTRQTPQGLPGDAVPDRDLWELLDYTVRQYEEIDCNCRFWHIPKDTNLEAVRLAEVGALKTNQHPGLVRWRKHVAPQ; from the exons ATGGCCGATCCGCGCTTCCTGGACGCGTGGATCCGTGGGCGTACTGCACCAAAAGGCCCGAGTACGCTGCAAGTGCGTCTTGACGCGCCGGGTGGTGTTACGTATGCACCCGACCAGCGTGATCCACACAACTCTGCCAAGCGGACGTTCCTGGTGCCACCGCTTCCGGAGCCcgaggacgcgctgcaTGACTTTGAGAGCGAGATTCAAGGACATTATCGTGCTATTCGTACAGAGCCTACGTTTGTGATTGGTGATGAAGATTGCGAAGGAGACacgcctgcgcagcagcttgCTGCGGAATACCGCGCCGCGGAGGCCTCGCAAgccgagacgcagcgcagcggTTCAGAAGCGAGGGAGGGAGATCGTGGGGTAGTGGAGCTTAAAGGCATTACTGGCGACCGGGAGGAGGGTGGCGACAaagacgagcgcgagggcgGAGGTCGCACTAGCCCAGGAGCATCCTTGCCGCCCCGTCGCGACACAGATTCGCTCGATGGCATGGCCCAGGTGGACGTGGATCTCGGCGATGCTAAGAATGAGGTTCCCGAGCTGGACAATGGCGTGCCCGAGCGGGCCGGGTCCGATGTACCCAAAGACGCGGGGGCGGTCGCCGACAAGACACCCGTCGAGGTACGACCGCAAGGCGCAGTACAGGATGCAGATGGGGCAAAGGCCACATCCAGTGATGACCCCAAGCGAGACGAGACGGAACCCGTCGATCTCACCCCGGACGCCGAAGAGGCTGTACTGGAAGGTACAAAAGTCAATGAGCGCCCCGAGCCCAAGTCCGCGGACAAGGTCCGTGGACAGGAGGAGGAAAGAAAGGGGGGCGACACCGAACGTGCTGGCCCCCACCACGCTGAGGCCCAGCAGAGCGATGGAGAACATGTCGGTGCTCAGCCGACGCTTGAGCcggccgagcgtgccaagcGACCCCAGGGCGTAGAGGGCGACCCACGGAGTACCGTGGCACATGATGCCAAGACCGAGCGCCAGCAGGTCAATGACGTTGAAGCTGCTGCGGATGGTGTGAAGGCCGAGGATATCGAAGCTGGAAGCGTTTCCCGCGATGCCAACGAGGAGAAGTGTGTCGACGAATCGCATGCACAGAAACCTACTTCGAAAAAGGCACGAGCCAAAGCGGCAAAGAAGGCACGCAAGTCGCAGGCCGCTCAGCAACCAGCTACGTCGGACGACACTACGAAGGCGAAAGAGGCCGTGTCAGAGACGTCAAA TGTGACGGGCGCAGATGCGTCGAGTGGAGTGGCGGACGTGCATGGTATTTCTGGTGAGGTGCATGGAAAAGATAAGGACACGGCTTCTGGGGCACAGAAAGTGGACCAGGAGAAGGATGAGAGCAAGACCGTGGACAAGGATGTGTCACGCGCCAAAGGTACAGGCAAGGACACCACGGCCGCCGAACAGGCTGCAGCCGACGAGCCAAAACGGTCCGAGGATGACGCACCGAATGTGTCCGACACGGACAGCACTCCTGCGCCAGGTACCAAGGGCAGCAAGAATGCACAGACCAAGAGCACGGGTGCTTTAGATGCTACCGATGTTAAAAACGCCAAGGACGCTACAGACAAGGGCAGTGCGGACAAGAACGCCAAGGCCAAAGGTACCAAGGCCGAGAGCAGTGCCGCGGACGCCAAGGCGGACACCAAAGATGTCAAGGACAATGTCGAGGCGGACAGCAAGAatgccaaggccgaggcggatgcCAGCAAGCACGGCCAGGGTCCGCGTGACGCCAAGGCCGATGATGCCAAGAGTGCCAAGCCAGAGAATATCGGTAGCACCGATGCCAAGATCGCCGGTACAGAGGATCCCAGCGACAAGAAGACCGATGCACAGGGCACAAAGGCCGCATCCCTTGACACGGAACGCGCCAAGGagcccgccgccgaggccgcggacGCCAAAGGCAAGGCCCCGGCCGAGTCCAAGGAGTCCACGGCGTctgcggccggcgccaaggagcgcgaggtcaAAAAAGAGCCCGAAGCAGAGGAAAAGGCGCCGAAGGACacagccgacgccgaggcaaAGGGCGCCAAGGATGCTGAGCCCGCGGCTGCTCCCAaggacgcgtcgcgtgaCGCGCCCGCCGTCGGTGCGAACGTCACCCCCGCCGCTCCTTCTGCCCCCTCGATCACGACcaatgcgcagcgcccTGCGGATGCACGCTCTTTCCGCAGCACCAAGTCGCTCACGCCGAGCATGGCGCCCAGTcttgcgccgagcgtgtcgcAGCTGAGTGTCGTGTCCGACATGCGCTCCGGCACGCAAAAGCCAGAGAtgtcgcgcgtcgtgcgccaaAACATGCATCTCAGCACGACGGCGATCCCGCCTAGCATTTCCGATCCCAGGCTGAGCAAGAAGTCGTGGAATGCGCCAACGTTGACGTCGTACCGAgcgagcgagacgctctCTCACCAGACGCCCGGCCGCGATGCGGGAACGCAGTGGGAGCGCGTTAGTGGCAACGACGGTGCGAaccccgagctcgtcgcgtcCACCGGCCCCATAACGTTTGACACGATCAGCATGCTCTTTACGCCCGACCCCCGCCCCTGGCGTCCGTACCGCtttgtgcgccgcagcgatCCGCGGCAGCTGCTCCTCTTTTCTGCCGGTACGCTGCTGACCGGTGGCCAAGTCCGTGCggcggagctcgcgcagcgtgcggcgtcCGATGGAagcgccaaggcgcttgACCGCCGCTCGATCGCGTCGTACTTTGGCACGACGGAGAACACTGAATCGCAAGCCGGCGTCGGTGTCGTGTACTCCCCTACGCCCGGTCTCTGCACGTCGCTTGCGGAGAAGTGCGAggacgagcgtgcggagcTCAACATGTCGCGCCGTCTTGAGCGTCCCGACTTTTTGAACCGCACGACGatgcagcgtgccgcgctgcgtgccgtgATCGCTGCGCTGGAATATGTGCGCTGGGAAGAAGAAGGCTTTGACAAGATTGTCATTGCGACGCACAATGCCtggctcgtgcgcggcatCACGCACGACATCTGGGAGTGGCGCCGCAACGGCTGGACGCTCACGCGCCAGACGCCGCAGGGCCTGCCTGGCGATGCGGTTCCCGATCGCGATCTATGGGAGCTGCTGGACTACACGGTGCGGCAGTACGAGGAGATTGA TTGCAACTGCCGGTTCTGGCACATTCCCAAAGACACCAACCtggaggcggtgcgcctcgcagAGGTCGGCGCG CTCAAAACCAACCAACACCCCGGCCTCGTCCGCTGGAGGAAGCACGTAGCGCCTCAATAG
- a CDS encoding nicotinamide-nucleotide adenylyltransferase (COG:H; EggNog:ENOG503NU32), with product MTDTPRAHAASSANPDGVSSLRYQALNKDSYRLDSPPFTGAAVTGAGPVTQGLDQPVPTSVRAAGSASQVPPRTHAHSTAAPVHGRYDRDVPAWALDRHTSEPGELDDELDEHEDAKAPPEEEDASIKSPFTAPVPRQGESMDTYTFPRHRFPTKMRDERKTPLVVVACGSFSPPTYLHLRMFEMAKDQVIESGDYELLAGYYSPVSDQYKKDGLAKATHRVRMCELAVERSSNWLMVDAWESLQGEYQRTAVVLDHFHEEINGAQNERGIQMSDGSRKPIKIMLLAGGDLIQSMGEPGVWADQDLHHILGLYGCLIVERTGADVWSFLLSHDLLWKHRRNLIVVKQTIYNDISSSKVRLFVRRGYSIKYLLPNSVIQYIEQNALYLSTEQLGKS from the exons ATGACCGACACCCCGCGGGCGCATGCAGCGTCGTCCGCGAACCCGGATGGCGTCTCCTCGCTGCGCTACCAAGCGCTGAACAAGGACTCGTACCGTCTGGACTCGCCGCCGTTCACCGGTGCGGCCGTGACGGGCGCAGGCCCCGTGACGCAAGGCCTCGACCAGCCGGTGCCGACGAgtgtgcgtgcggccggcAGTGCGTCGCAGgtgccgccgaggacgcATGCGCATagcacggccgcgccggtcCACGGCCGCTATgaccgcgacgtgccggcCTGGGCGCTCGATCGGCACACGAGCGAGCccggcgagctcgatgacgagctcgacgagcacgaaGATGCaaaggcgccgccggaagAGGAAGATGCTTCGATTAAGTCGCCCTTTACTGCGCCTGTTCCCCGGCAAGGCGAGTCGATG GACACCTACACCTTCCCCCGGCATCGTTTCCCCACAAagatgcgcgacgagcgcaagaCCCCCCTGGTGGTCGTGGCCTGTGGCAGTTTCTCACCCCCTACCTATCTGCACTT GCGCATGTTTGAAATGGCAAAAGATCAAGTCATCGAGAGCGGCGACTACGAGCTGTTGGCCGGCTACTACAGCCCGGTGTCGGACCAGTACAAAAAAGACGGCCTGGCCAAGGCGACGCACCGCGTGCGCATGTGTGAGCTTGCCGTGGAGCGCTCTTCCAACTGGCTCATGGTCGACGCATGGGAGTCGCTGCAAGGCGAGTACCAACGCACCGCCGTTGTCCTCGATCACTTTCACGAGGAGATCAACGGCGCGCAGAACGAGCGTGGGATTCAGATGAGCGACGGCAGCCGCAAGCCGATCAAGATCATGCTACTGGCGGGCGGCGATCTGATCCAGAGCATGGGCGAGCCCGGCGTGTGGGCGGATCAAGATCTGCACCACATCCTCGGCCTGTACGGCTGCCTGATTGTGGAGCGCACGGGTGCGGATGTGTGGTCGTTCCTCTTGTCGCACGACCTCCTCTGGAAGCACCGCCGCAACTTGATCGTCGTGAAGCAGACGATCTATAACGACATCAGCTCGTCCAAGGTGCGCCTctttgtgcgccgcggctaTTCGATCAAGTACCTGCTGCCGAACAGTGTCATCCAGTACATCGAGCAAAATGCGCTGTACCTCTCGACGGAGCAGCTTGGTAAGAGCTAG